In Saccharomyces paradoxus chromosome XVI, complete sequence, the genomic stretch CTGATTTTATTTCTCGGTTCGACAAGTTGATTATACGGTTACTGTCTGACGTTGACGTTTCTATTAGATCGAAGGCAATTGAATTAGTTGAAGGTattgttgatgaagataacTTGAAGCCAGTTGTTCAAACATTGATGAAACAATTTGTAGATGAAGATGTGGTTATCCTTCAAACTGGAAACATGGTATACGAAAAGTCAAAGAGAATCCCTATCATAATTCCAGAAAATTACAAGATAAAAATGGTGAACGTTATTATTTCGATTTGTTCAGCTAGCAACTATTCAAATGTTACCGACTTTGAATGGTACAATGCAGTGATAATGGATTTAGCGATGCTCTGCCAAGACATATCTGATAAAAGCCTTGGATTAAAAATTGGTGAACAGTTCAGGAACTTGATGATAAAAGTCCCCTCAATGAGGGAAGTAACTATTGCTAATATTATAAAGCTTATTTCAAATGATAACATTAACAAACAGTTGCCTACCATATTGAGAGAATGTATTTGGTGCCTTGGAGAATTTTCTACCCTAGTTGAAAATGGTGACGATTTAATAAAAGTAATGATTGGAAATGCCAGCTATTATTCTCACAGTGTACAAGAAGTGTTGATTTTAGCACTTGTCAAAATCTTTAGCAATTGGTGTAACAACTTTCACGAGGATAAACGCATTGAAATTAAGTTGGCGTTAACGGAGCTCATTgagttttttgaaaatttatcTTATTCGAGCACATTCGAAGTTCAGGAAAGAAGCGTTGAAGTTTTAGAATTTTTAAGACTAAGTTTGGAGGCTCTGGAGGAGGATCCGGAGGGTTTGCCAATGTTACTGAGCGAAGTTCTGCCTAGCTTTTTTAACGCCTATGAACTGGCACCAATTGCGCGTGGCACTCAATCAAACCTAGCAGTAGATGAAAACCTTGATTTGGAAACTCCATTTTTGACGGAAGAGGCAGCTGATGAACTGTTagatgaacaaaaaaatgacgcATTTAGTGATCTGGTGTCTGATATCTCAATAGACAAGCAAGTTGAACTGGAATTCGTTGATGATTCTGATACTTcatatgaagaaaaggaaaaattggatCATTTCGACAATCCATTTGAGGTTGAGagagaaaaggaaagaatgTCGAATCCCTATTACCTAggcgaagaagatgaagaaagcACTCAAAAATCTAAAGATTTATTGGATTTGAATGAGGATGATGGTACTGAAGAAAAGCCAGAAACAATTAGATTAAATAGGCCTGCtaattctttgaattccCCAGATTTACCTACAGTAGAAAACAGcgggaaaaagaagaagggaaagaagaatagGGTTCAAGTCTTATCTGATGAGCCTGTTATCAAAGCCgcttcaaaaaagaaggatgCCTTCCAGAAACCTCATGGTAGTCAATCaactaaaaatttttcaaaaaaggaCAGAATTAACCTGAGAATGCATTCCCAACTCGagaattttgatttttccaattttggTGAATCTAGTAGTGCAGTAAGAGAATCGCAGCAAGAGGGCGATCttagaaaagaagaccAGTTAGAATTAAATCGCTTAGAAGCCAATCTTCGTGCAAAGGACAGAAAGGATAATTTAAGTGATACAGAAGAAGTTATAGTcattaaaaagaagaagaaagggaaaaagTCAAAGTCAAAAGACAAACTGAAAACGAAAACGAAAAGTTCTTCGGAATCAAACGAATTTCTTCGAGATCAAAACACAGACATTTGACGATAAAGAAATTCCGAGTCGTGAATTTTTGAGGATAGTGATTACATACGTAAACTAAAATTTAAGTATTTTATTCTGCATagtttattattattacagTGCACTCAATGCCGAGGGAAACGGCGTATTTAATAGCAACGCGAATAAATCAAAGGCCGCCCAAAGGTAAACGTGAATCGGAGATGACTTGCAAAATTAATTAGTCAAGTTATTCCTCCAAGTGTAATAATAACATAAGGTGATTTCAATTATACGTAGATGTCGTTTAAGGCAACTATTACCGACCCTGGAAAGCAAAATATCTGGTTTCGTGCGATATACGTGCTATCTACAATTCAGGATGATATCAAGATTACCGTGACAACAAATGAGTTAATTGCTTGGTCAATGAACGAAACGGACACTACACTTTGTCAGGTCAAGTTTcagaaaagtttttttgaGGAGTACGAATTTAAACCACATGAGATTGTATTTGGAGAAAATGGGGTCCAAGTTATAGAAGACACATACGGCAATAGTCATAAGTTATATTCCTTCCGTGTTAATGGAAGGCACCTAACGACTATATCGAGAAAACCGGATGGTGACGGTATCAAATCTTTCACCATTGCAGTCAATAATACTTCTACATGTCCTGAATCACTTGCAAATAGATTAATTGTGGTGATTGAGATGGACTCGCTAATAGTAAAAGAATACTGTCCCCAATTCCAGCCAATAAAGTATGATCCCATAATAATCAACCTCAAGTACAAAAGAAGGTTTTTGGATGTTTTTGGAACTGCAGCTTCCGATCGGAATCCACAGGAACCGTTGGACCCCAAGCTATTGGACGTTTTTACAAATACAGAACGTGAGCTAACATCAGCTCtatttaatgaagaagtGGAATCAGACATACGTAAAAGGAATCAGTTAACAGCAGCTGATGAAATCAATTACATTTGTTGTAATTCaacattattgaaaaattttttggacAACTGCAATGTTAATGTAACTGATGAAGTAAAATTGGAAATTAACGTCCATAGATTAAGCATAACTGCGTTCACAAAAGCCGTCTATGGAAAAAACAACGATCTTTTAAGAAACGCATTAAGCATGAGCAACACTATCAGTACGCTCGATCTTGAGCATTACTGTCTATTCACAAcaattgaagatgaaaaacaaaataggCGATCACATAGTAAGCGTAAAGAGCATATGAAAAGTATAACGTTCAAACTAAAGgacttcaaaaatttcataacGATAGGTCCATCCTGGAAGAGTGCCCAGGGCGGAAATGATAACATAAGTTTATGGTTTTGTCACCCTGGAGACCCTATTCTTATGCAAATGCAAAAACCGGGCGTGAAACTAGAATTGGTTGAAGTTACTGACAGTAACATCAGCGATGATCTCTTAGCGGGGAAGTTCATAAAGGCGGCCATCTCagattcaaaagaagaggCTAGACAGAAAGATAATAAGGAAGGCTGTGGCAGCCCATTAAGAAGCAGGACTGCTTTAAAGAGAGAAAATCAACCACATTCGGTTACTGGAACTCGAAATAGTCCTTTGAAAGCATCTTCTCAAGCCCCTGATAATGGTAGCGCAGTTACCAAGACCTATAGAAGTAACACGGCAAGAAAGTTATTTGTAGAAGAACAAAGCCAAAGTACGAATTATGGAAGAGACAAGCTGTTTGAACAGGCTTTTTCAGCTCATGCAGACATAAATCAGGAACAAAGTCTTGACACTAACGAGACTCATGGAGTGGCCTGTCTACTTAACCAGGCTAATCCTTTAAAAAGGTCAGTAGCCAAAATTTGTGATGAAGCTGAAGGCTCCACCCAACAATCTACATTTGCAAAAAGGGCTGATACCACTGTGACTTGGGGAAAAGCGTTACCAGCTGCCGATGATGAGATTTTATGCAGCAATGCtgatagaaaagaaatgctcaagaaagaaaaactgaagCATGTGCAGGGCTTGATAAAGTCCAAGAATGACACAAATAATCACAAAAAACAGGATAAtaaggaagaggaagatggACTGGGTCTCACACAAGTAGAAAAGCCAAGGGGTTTATTTGATTAAACAACTATCTGGCAAAATTA encodes the following:
- the APL5 gene encoding Apl5p (Delta adaptin-like subunit of the clathrin associated protein complex~similar to YPL195W) encodes the protein MTSLYAPGTEDIRQRLRPFGFFFEKSLKDLIKGIRSHNETPEKLDQFFKQILSECRDEVNSPDLNSKTNAVLKLTYLEMYGFDMAWCNFHILEVMSSNKLQQKRVGYLAAAQSFYKDSDILMLATNLLKKDLKYDGNNDVVKVGIALSGLSTIITPSLARDIADDLFTMLNSTRPYIRKKAITALFKVFLQYPEALRDNFDKFVSKLDDDDISVVSAAVSVICELSKKNPQPFIQLSPLLYEILVTIDNNWVIIRLLKLFTNLSQVEPKLRAKLLPKILELMESTVATSVIYESVNCIVKGNMLEEDDFETAMACLERLHTFCDSQDPNLRYISCILFYKIGKINTDFISRFDKLIIRLLSDVDVSIRSKAIELVEGIVDEDNLKPVVQTLMKQFVDEDVVILQTGNMVYEKSKRIPIIIPENYKIKMVNVIISICSASNYSNVTDFEWYNAVIMDLAMLCQDISDKSLGLKIGEQFRNLMIKVPSMREVTIANIIKLISNDNINKQLPTILRECIWCLGEFSTLVENGDDLIKVMIGNASYYSHSVQEVLILALVKIFSNWCNNFHEDKRIEIKLALTELIEFFENLSYSSTFEVQERSVEVLEFLRLSLEALEEDPEGLPMLLSEVLPSFFNAYELAPIARGTQSNLAVDENLDLETPFLTEEAADELLDEQKNDAFSDLVSDISIDKQVELEFVDDSDTSYEEKEKLDHFDNPFEVEREKERMSNPYYLGEEDEESTQKSKDLLDLNEDDGTEEKPETIRLNRPANSLNSPDLPTVENSGKKKKGKKNRVQVLSDEPVIKAASKKKDAFQKPHGSQSTKNFSKKDRINLRMHSQLENFDFSNFGESSSAVRESQQEGDLRKEDQLELNRLEANLRAKDRKDNLSDTEEVIVIKKKKKGKKSKSKDKLKTKTKSSSESNEFLRDQNTDI
- the DDC1 gene encoding Ddc1p (DNA damage checkpoint protein~similar to YPL194W), whose protein sequence is MSFKATITDPGKQNIWFRAIYVLSTIQDDIKITVTTNELIAWSMNETDTTLCQVKFQKSFFEEYEFKPHEIVFGENGVQVIEDTYGNSHKLYSFRVNGRHLTTISRKPDGDGIKSFTIAVNNTSTCPESLANRLIVVIEMDSLIVKEYCPQFQPIKYDPIIINLKYKRRFLDVFGTAASDRNPQEPLDPKLLDVFTNTERELTSALFNEEVESDIRKRNQLTAADEINYICCNSTLLKNFLDNCNVNVTDEVKLEINVHRLSITAFTKAVYGKNNDLLRNALSMSNTISTLDLEHYCLFTTIEDEKQNRRSHSKRKEHMKSITFKLKDFKNFITIGPSWKSAQGGNDNISLWFCHPGDPILMQMQKPGVKLELVEVTDSNISDDLLAGKFIKAAISDSKEEARQKDNKEGCGSPLRSRTALKRENQPHSVTGTRNSPLKASSQAPDNGSAVTKTYRSNTARKLFVEEQSQSTNYGRDKLFEQAFSAHADINQEQSLDTNETHGVACLLNQANPLKRSVAKICDEAEGSTQQSTFAKRADTTVTWGKALPAADDEILCSNADRKEMLKKEKLKHVQGLIKSKNDTNNHKKQDNKEEEDGLGLTQVEKPRGLFD